The Procambarus clarkii isolate CNS0578487 chromosome 64, FALCON_Pclarkii_2.0, whole genome shotgun sequence genome includes a window with the following:
- the LOC123752488 gene encoding uncharacterized protein: MPPDIVVPEFKIPARERGIKNPTDLEDLVWEAYKLTLLPVIPLTLYQSSLSPFYQSSLSPLPVIPLTLYQSSLSPSTSHPSHPLPVVPLTLYQSSLSPSTSRPSHLLPVVPLTLYQSSLSPSTSRPSHPLPVVPLTFYQSSLSPSTSRPSHPLPVIPLTLYQSSLSPFYQSSRSPFYQSSLSPSTSRPSHLLPVIPLTLYQSSLSPSTSHPSHPLPVVPLTLLPVVPLTFYQSSLSPSTSRPSHPLPVVPLTLYQSSLSPSTSHPSHPLPVVPLTLLPVIPLTLLPVVPLTFYQSSLSPFYQSSLSPSTSRPSHPLPVVPLTLYQSFLSPSTSRPSHPLPVVPLTLYQSSLSPSTSRPSHTLPVVPLTLY, translated from the exons atgccgccagatatagttGTTCCCGAGTTTAAGATACCCGCTCGAgagcgggggatcaaaaaccctaccgaccttgaagatctagtctgggaagcttacaag CTCACCCTTCTACCAGTCATCCCTCTCACCCTCTACCAGTCGTCCCTCTCACCCTTCTACCAGTCGTCCCTCTCACCCCTACCAGTCATCCCTCTCACCCTCTACCAGTCGTCCCTCTCACCCTCTACCAGTCATCCCTCTCACCCTCTACCAGTCGTCCCTCTCACCCTCTACCAGTCGTCCCTCTCACCCTCTACCAGTCGTCCCTCTCACCTTCTACCAGTCGTCCCTCTCACCCTCTACCAGTCGTCCCTCTCACCCTCTACCAGTCGTCCCTCTCACCCTCTACCAGTCGTCCCTCTCACCTTCTACCAGTCGTCCCTCTCACCCTCTACCAGTCGTCCCTCTCACCCTCTACCAGTCATCCCTCTCACCCTCTACCAGTCGTCCCTCTCACCCTTCTACCAGTCATCCCGCTCACCCTTCTACCAGTCGTCCCTCTCACCCTCTACCAGTCGTCCCTCTCACCTTCTACCAGTCATCCCTCTCACCCTCTACCAGTCGTCCCTCTCACCCTCTACCAGTCATCCCTCTCACCCTCTACCAGTCGTCCCTCTCACCCTTCTACCAGTCGTCCCTCTCACCTTCTACCAGTCATCCCTCTCACCCTCTACCAGTCGTCCCTCTCACCCTCTACCAGTCGTCCCTCTCACCCTCTACCAGTCGTCCCTCTCACCCTCTACCAGTCATCCCTCTCACCCTCTACCAGTCGTCCCTCTCACCCTTCTACCAGTCATTCCGCTCACCCTTCTACCAGTCGTCCCTCTCACCTTCTACCAGTCGTCCCTCTCACCCTTCTACCAGTCGTCCCTCTCACCCTCTACCAGTCGTCCCTCTCACCCTCTACCAGTCGTCCCTCTCACCCTCTACCAGTCATTCCTCTCACCCTCTACCAGTCGTCCCTCTCACCCTCTACCAGTCGTCCCTCTCACCCTCTACCAGTCGTCCCTCTCACCCTCTACCAGTCGTCCCTCTCACACTCTACCAGTCGTCCCTCTCACCCTCTACTAG